The proteins below come from a single Fusobacterium nucleatum genomic window:
- a CDS encoding uracil-DNA glycosylase family protein has product MNEISELWEDLKFEAGSIGNELLPKDRQEVYIGMGDRNADVLFIGNDPKLYLAEDYKVETQSSGAFFIKLLDVAQILPETYYITTLSKREIKIKNFNEEERKKLLDLLFMQIALISPKIIVFLGKEVAQLIENKEIDFDTERGKFKKWRGDIETYLTYDVETVIKARNDSGKKSAVATNFWNDIKNIKERLNHYE; this is encoded by the coding sequence ATGAACGAAATATCAGAATTATGGGAAGATTTAAAGTTTGAAGCTGGAAGTATAGGAAATGAACTATTACCCAAAGATAGACAAGAAGTATATATTGGTATGGGAGATAGAAATGCAGATGTTCTATTTATAGGAAATGACCCAAAGCTTTATTTAGCAGAGGATTATAAGGTTGAAACTCAATCAAGTGGAGCATTTTTTATAAAACTTTTAGATGTTGCCCAAATTTTACCAGAAACATATTATATTACTACTCTTAGTAAAAGAGAAATAAAGATAAAAAATTTTAATGAAGAAGAAAGAAAAAAATTATTAGATTTACTTTTTATGCAAATAGCTTTAATTTCTCCAAAGATTATTGTTTTTCTTGGAAAGGAAGTTGCTCAATTAATTGAAAATAAAGAAATTGATTTTGACACTGAAAGAGGAAAATTTAAAAAATGGAGAGGAGATATTGAAACTTATTTAACTTATGATGTTGAAACTGTTATCAAAGCTAGAAATGATAGTGGTAAAAAATCTGCTGTTGCCACTAATTTTTGGAATGATATTAAGAATATAAAAGAAAGGTTAAATCATTATGAATAA
- a CDS encoding 5-formyltetrahydrofolate cyclo-ligase, whose translation MNKKKARTLIKEKRMKLSLNYINNASDKIFEKLLQNEDFRNAKVVMSYMDFKNEVKTDKINDFIKNSGKILVLPKVIDKETMIAIEDKNQYIVSPFGNKEPDGKEYKGNINVIITPGVAFDRDKNRVGFGRGYYDRFFVKYPNAKKIAIAFEEQIIDEGIETDKYDMKVDVLITEESIIK comes from the coding sequence ATGAATAAAAAGAAAGCTAGGACTTTAATTAAAGAAAAAAGAATGAAATTATCTCTTAATTATATAAATAATGCAAGTGATAAAATATTTGAAAAATTACTACAAAATGAAGATTTTAGAAATGCAAAAGTTGTTATGAGCTATATGGATTTTAAAAATGAAGTGAAAACAGATAAAATAAATGATTTTATTAAAAATTCTGGAAAAATATTAGTTCTACCAAAAGTTATAGATAAAGAAACAATGATTGCAATAGAAGATAAAAACCAATATATTGTAAGTCCTTTTGGAAATAAAGAGCCTGATGGAAAAGAATACAAAGGAAACATTAATGTAATTATTACACCAGGAGTTGCTTTTGACAGAGATAAAAATAGAGTAGGTTTTGGTAGAGGCTATTATGATAGATTTTTTGTAAAATATCCTAATGCTAAGAAAATTGCAATAGCTTTTGAAGAACAAATTATTGATGAAGGTATTGAAACTGATAAATATGATATGAAAGTTGATGTTTTAATTACAGAGGAGAGCATAATAAAATAG